One Oscillospiraceae bacterium DNA window includes the following coding sequences:
- a CDS encoding 50S ribosomal protein L7ae-like protein: MLSELSGEQKLVGIKQCTKAVEEGIVSLAYVARDVAPSIVEPFLRLCSHKNIPVTEIPTKKELGELCGIDVKASVAVVLQQ, translated from the coding sequence ATGCTTTCGGAATTATCCGGTGAGCAAAAATTAGTTGGAATAAAACAGTGTACCAAGGCAGTGGAAGAGGGAATTGTGTCTTTGGCTTATGTGGCGAGAGATGTGGCTCCTTCTATCGTGGAACCCTTCCTACGACTGTGTTCTCATAAGAACATTCCGGTTACTGAAATTCCCACCAAAAAGGAATTGGGTGAGCTTTGCGGTATCGACGTAAAGGCATCGGTTGCAGTGGTGTTGCAGCAGTAA
- the rpoB gene encoding DNA-directed RNA polymerase subunit beta, translated as MNYSKIENVLEFPNLIEIQKDSYEWFINQGIRDVFESVSPIVDHMDKYVLEFVDYRFDDKPKYSVAESKKRESTYSVPLRVLMRLINKETGEVKEQEIYMGEFPKMTDSGTFIINGAERVIVSQVVRSPSIYFEMQRDKSGKELYLSTMIPNRGAWIEFETDSNDVLSVRIDRTRKLVATILLKALGYATNHEIAELFDHDPLIVNTLEKDPAKNTEEAIIKIYEKLRPGEPASFENAKKLILDLLSDPKRYDIARVGRYKFDKKLSYYLRVCGRVLARDVVCPETGEILGSAGDLITDEMAKEFDRSPVNAVYLKLDDGSELKVISNNTCDITYFFPKADTKIINEKVHYGLLKPILDSDLSDEEKLQEVYRQKTTLITRTVTTDDIVGTVSYHICIAKGVGTTDDIDHLGNRRIRSVGELLQNQVRVGLARLERVVRERMTVQQETDILTPQTLVNVRPVYAAMKEFFGSSQLSQFMDQTNPLAELTHKRRLSALGPGGLSRDRAGFEVRDVHHSHYGRMCPIETPEGPNIGLINCLSTYAKVNEYGFMESPYRKIDKKKKKITNIVEYLTADVEDNYIIAQATEPLDENGYFVNEKVTARFRENIIEVDRDRVDYMDVSPKQLVSVATAMIPFLENDDANRALMGSNMQRQAVPLLKPDSPIVGTGMEYNAAVDSGVVVVAQEDGIVTSVDGDHVVVKTDEGEEKNYELIKFKRSNQSTCLNQRPVVATGDRVTKGTVIADGPSTDHGETALGKNALIGFMTWEGYNYEDAILINERLIRDDVYTSIHIEKYEIEARDTKLGPEEITRDIPNVGEDALKDLDERGIIRIGAEVKPGDVLVGKVSPKGETELTSEERLLRAIFGEKAREVRDTSLRVPHGECGTIIDVNVFTRENGDEMSPGVNMIVRVNIAQKRKISVGDKMAGRHGNKGVISRVLPEEDMPFLPDGRPLDIVLNPLGVPSRMNIGQVLEVHLGYAAKALGWKIATPVFDGAVEEDIVAAFEQAGIGYNEELLPEYEQREAQFRQEKEAFEKAKANMSPEEFKEAEMEIMLKETELKEFKGKVYDGKTVLYDGRTGEPFDNRVTVGYMYYLKLHHLVDDKIHARSTGPYSLVTQQPLGGKAQFGGQRFGEMEVWALEAYGAAHTLQEILTVKSDDIVGRVKTYESIVRGVNVPKPGVPESFKVLIKELQSLGLNMKVYDKDNEEINLKDTYNDDDTHPIRQIENEDDLIQYAERNDFAKEDEDEDDDLIEVTDLPEDDHLIPEDESDFIEDDEDIDTILAEHEESIDDILDDIES; from the coding sequence TGAGAGCGTTTCCCCGATTGTGGATCATATGGACAAATACGTGCTGGAATTTGTTGACTACAGATTCGATGACAAGCCGAAGTACTCCGTTGCAGAGTCTAAGAAGAGAGAATCTACCTATTCCGTACCCCTTCGCGTGTTGATGAGATTAATCAACAAGGAAACAGGCGAAGTGAAGGAACAGGAAATTTACATGGGCGAATTTCCGAAAATGACCGATTCCGGTACCTTTATCATTAACGGTGCCGAACGTGTTATCGTTAGCCAGGTTGTGCGTTCTCCCAGCATCTATTTTGAAATGCAGAGAGACAAATCCGGGAAAGAACTCTATCTTTCTACCATGATTCCCAACCGTGGTGCGTGGATTGAATTTGAAACCGATTCCAACGATGTGTTATCTGTTCGTATTGACAGAACCAGAAAACTGGTTGCCACCATCCTTTTAAAAGCACTTGGTTATGCAACCAATCATGAGATTGCTGAACTCTTTGACCATGATCCGTTAATCGTGAACACTTTAGAAAAAGACCCGGCGAAAAACACCGAAGAAGCAATCATCAAGATTTATGAAAAATTAAGACCCGGTGAACCCGCTTCCTTTGAAAATGCGAAAAAACTGATTTTAGATTTACTGTCTGACCCCAAACGTTATGATATTGCGAGAGTGGGCAGATATAAATTCGATAAAAAACTGTCTTACTATCTGCGTGTTTGTGGCAGAGTATTGGCAAGAGATGTTGTTTGCCCTGAAACCGGTGAAATTTTAGGCTCCGCAGGTGACTTAATCACCGACGAAATGGCGAAGGAATTTGACCGTTCTCCCGTAAACGCTGTTTACTTAAAATTGGATGACGGTTCCGAACTGAAGGTAATCTCCAACAACACCTGTGATATTACCTATTTCTTCCCCAAGGCAGACACCAAAATTATCAACGAAAAAGTTCATTACGGACTGTTAAAACCCATTTTGGATTCTGATTTGTCTGACGAAGAAAAATTGCAGGAAGTTTACCGTCAGAAAACCACTTTGATTACCAGAACCGTTACCACTGATGATATCGTGGGTACCGTAAGCTATCACATTTGTATCGCAAAAGGCGTTGGTACCACCGATGATATTGACCATTTGGGTAACCGTAGAATCCGTTCTGTGGGCGAACTGCTCCAGAACCAGGTAAGAGTTGGTTTGGCAAGACTGGAACGTGTGGTTCGTGAAAGAATGACCGTTCAGCAGGAAACCGACATCTTAACTCCCCAGACTTTAGTAAACGTACGTCCCGTATATGCGGCAATGAAAGAATTCTTCGGAAGCTCTCAGCTGTCTCAGTTCATGGACCAGACCAACCCCTTGGCAGAGTTAACTCATAAGAGAAGACTTTCTGCATTAGGTCCCGGCGGTTTGTCCAGAGACCGTGCTGGTTTCGAAGTGCGTGACGTTCACCATTCTCATTACGGCAGAATGTGTCCCATTGAAACCCCTGAAGGACCCAACATCGGTCTGATCAACTGTCTGTCCACTTATGCAAAAGTGAACGAATACGGTTTTATGGAATCTCCCTACCGTAAAATTGATAAGAAAAAGAAAAAAATTACCAACATCGTTGAATACTTAACCGCAGATGTGGAAGATAACTACATCATTGCGCAGGCTACCGAACCTCTTGATGAAAACGGTTATTTTGTAAACGAAAAGGTAACTGCAAGATTCAGAGAAAACATCATCGAAGTAGACCGTGACCGCGTTGACTATATGGACGTTTCTCCTAAACAGCTGGTATCTGTTGCAACTGCAATGATTCCCTTCCTGGAAAACGATGACGCGAACCGTGCGCTGATGGGTTCCAACATGCAGAGACAGGCTGTTCCGCTGTTAAAACCCGATAGCCCCATTGTAGGTACCGGTATGGAATACAATGCAGCTGTTGACTCCGGTGTTGTAGTTGTGGCACAGGAAGACGGTATTGTTACCTCCGTAGACGGTGATCACGTTGTGGTAAAAACCGACGAAGGAGAAGAAAAGAACTACGAACTCATTAAGTTCAAACGTTCCAACCAGAGTACCTGTTTAAACCAGCGTCCTGTTGTTGCTACCGGTGACAGAGTGACCAAAGGAACCGTTATCGCAGACGGTCCTTCCACCGACCACGGTGAAACTGCGCTGGGTAAAAATGCATTGATCGGCTTTATGACCTGGGAAGGTTATAACTACGAAGATGCTATCTTAATTAACGAAAGACTCATCAGAGATGACGTATATACTTCCATTCATATTGAAAAATATGAAATTGAAGCAAGGGATACCAAACTTGGTCCTGAAGAAATCACCAGAGATATTCCCAATGTTGGGGAAGATGCTTTAAAAGATCTGGACGAAAGAGGTATCATCCGCATTGGTGCCGAAGTAAAACCCGGTGACGTGTTAGTTGGTAAAGTTTCTCCCAAGGGTGAAACCGAGCTGACCAGTGAAGAACGTCTGCTTCGTGCAATCTTCGGTGAAAAAGCAAGAGAAGTGAGAGATACTTCCTTAAGAGTACCTCACGGCGAATGCGGTACCATTATTGACGTTAACGTATTTACCCGTGAAAACGGTGACGAAATGTCTCCCGGTGTTAATATGATTGTCCGTGTCAACATCGCCCAGAAGAGAAAAATCTCCGTTGGGGATAAAATGGCGGGTCGTCACGGTAACAAAGGGGTTATTTCCAGAGTGCTTCCCGAAGAAGATATGCCTTTCTTACCCGACGGAAGACCGCTGGATATCGTGTTGAATCCCTTGGGCGTACCTTCCCGTATGAACATCGGTCAGGTATTGGAAGTGCATTTGGGCTATGCAGCAAAAGCGTTGGGCTGGAAGATTGCAACTCCTGTATTTGACGGTGCGGTGGAAGAAGATATCGTAGCTGCATTTGAGCAGGCAGGTATCGGTTATAATGAAGAACTGTTGCCTGAATACGAACAGAGAGAAGCTCAGTTCCGTCAGGAAAAAGAAGCATTCGAAAAAGCAAAAGCAAATATGTCTCCGGAAGAATTCAAAGAAGCAGAAATGGAAATTATGCTGAAGGAGACTGAATTAAAAGAATTCAAAGGCAAGGTTTATGACGGGAAAACCGTTTTATACGACGGTAGAACCGGGGAACCCTTCGACAACCGTGTAACTGTTGGTTATATGTATTACCTGAAGTTGCATCACTTGGTTGACGATAAGATTCATGCCCGTTCCACCGGTCCCTATTCCTTGGTAACTCAGCAGCCTCTGGGCGGTAAAGCTCAGTTCGGCGGTCAGAGATTCGGGGAAATGGAAGTTTGGGCGCTGGAAGCATACGGCGCTGCACACACCTTGCAGGAAATCCTTACCGTGAAGTCCGACGATATTGTGGGACGTGTGAAGACTTACGAGTCTATCGTTCGCGGTGTGAATGTTCCCAAGCCGGGCGTACCGGAATCCTTTAAAGTATTGATCAAGGAACTTCAGTCCTTAGGTCTGAATATGAAGGTGTATGATAAAGATAATGAAGAAATCAATCTGAAAGACACCTACAATGATGATGACACTCATCCGATCAGACAGATTGAGAACGAAGACGACTTGATTCAGTATGCGGAACGAAACGACTTCGCAAAAGAAGACGAGGATGAGGATGACGATTTAATCGAGGTAACCGATTTACCCGAAGATGACCATCTGATTCCCGAAGACGAATCCGACTTTATTGAGGACGATGAAGATATCGACACCATTTTAGCAGAACACGAAGAAAGCATTGATGATATTTTAGACGATATTGAATCGTAA
- the rpoC gene encoding DNA-directed RNA polymerase subunit beta' yields the protein MELNTSEVKKDTKVEFNSFESIKVGLCSPEDVLEWSYGEVKKPETINYRTQKPEKDGLFCERIFGPTRDWECHCGKYKRIRYKGVVCDRCGVEVTKSKVRRERMGHITLATPVSHIWYFKGIPSRMGLLLDISPKYLENVLYFASYIVTDPGKNTDLQLNQILSNAEYQEAREKYGDKFQAGMGAEAVQTLLRNLDLDKLSQELKDEIASTTGQGQKRTKQMKRLEAVESFRLSGNKPEWMILEVLPVIPPDLRPMVQLDGGRFAASDLNDLYRRVINRNNRLKKLLELNAPEIIVRNEKRMLQEAVDALIDNGRRGKPVTGPGNRPLKSLSDLLKGKQGRFRQNLLGKRVDYSGRSVIVVGPELKIYQCGLPKEMALELFKPFVMKRLHDSGKAHNIKSAKRMVERVNDEVWDILAEVIKEHPVLLNRAPTLHRLGIQAFEPVLVDGKAIRLHPLVCTAYNADFDGDQMAVHVPLSAEAQAEARFLMLSANNLLKPQDGKPVTVPTQDMILGSYYLTIVNEDEPGVGKAFSSFDEAMLAYENGVVGLHAPIKVRSTKEIDGKTYSKVLDVTVGRIIFNSYIPQDLGFVDRTSEDTILDLEVQFNADKKALGKIIEKCIEVHGITETAVVLDDIKANGYKYSTRGAITVGVADMEVPITKWKLIHETEDKIKDVEKKFKRGLLTEDDRYNKVIDLWTNTIDDVTDALMDNLKATNPIFMMADSGARGSKSQIRQLAGMRGLMADTSGKTVEIPIRANFREGLNVLEYFISSHGARKGLADTALRTADSGYLTRRLVDVSQDVIIREDDCGSHDGLDVEAIKGIEPLHERLIGRYLISDFVDPATGEVICDTDTMISKAKALEIEKVCEANNIKSVKIRSVLGCKSKIGVCAKCYGANLASGSPISIGEAVGIIAAQSIGEPGTQLTMRTFHTGGVAGGDITQGLPRVEELFEARKPKGCTEISELSGKVSVVTDHKREVTVVSDEGEAKTYKIPYGSQIKVQDGSFIEAGDPLTEGPINPHDVLRIKGKFSVWEYLISEVQRVYRLQGVDINDKHIEVIVRQMMRKIRVDDNGDTNLFPGSLVDMVEFNEQNEKVRAEGGKEAVGEVTLLGITKASLATDSFLSAASFQETTKVLTDAAIKGKTDPLNGLKENVILGKLIPAGTGMQKYQDTAYEAAVKTVEEEEPVLVAEEA from the coding sequence ATGGAATTAAATACAAGCGAAGTAAAAAAAGACACCAAAGTAGAATTCAACAGCTTTGAGTCCATCAAGGTTGGTTTGTGTTCTCCCGAGGATGTGTTGGAATGGTCTTACGGGGAAGTAAAAAAACCCGAAACCATTAACTACAGAACTCAGAAACCGGAAAAAGACGGTTTATTCTGTGAAAGAATCTTTGGCCCCACCAGAGACTGGGAATGTCACTGCGGTAAGTACAAAAGAATTCGTTATAAAGGCGTAGTTTGTGACCGTTGTGGCGTTGAGGTAACCAAATCCAAAGTAAGACGTGAAAGAATGGGTCATATTACCTTAGCAACTCCCGTTTCTCACATCTGGTACTTTAAAGGTATTCCCTCCAGAATGGGACTTTTACTGGATATCTCCCCCAAATATTTAGAAAACGTATTATATTTTGCATCTTATATCGTTACCGACCCCGGTAAAAACACCGATCTGCAGTTAAACCAGATTCTGTCTAATGCAGAATATCAGGAAGCCAGAGAAAAATACGGTGATAAATTCCAGGCAGGTATGGGTGCAGAAGCAGTTCAGACGCTGCTTCGCAACTTAGATTTAGATAAATTATCTCAGGAATTAAAAGACGAAATCGCTTCCACCACCGGTCAGGGTCAGAAGCGTACCAAACAGATGAAACGTCTGGAAGCAGTGGAATCTTTCCGTCTGTCTGGCAACAAGCCCGAATGGATGATTTTGGAAGTTCTGCCTGTAATTCCGCCTGATTTAAGACCCATGGTGCAGTTAGACGGCGGCAGATTTGCAGCGTCGGACTTAAACGATTTATACAGACGTGTTATCAATCGTAATAACCGTCTGAAAAAACTGTTGGAATTAAATGCACCTGAAATTATCGTTAGAAACGAAAAGAGAATGCTTCAGGAAGCGGTTGATGCCTTGATTGATAACGGCCGTCGCGGTAAACCCGTAACCGGTCCCGGCAACCGTCCCTTAAAATCTCTTTCCGATTTATTAAAAGGGAAACAAGGTCGTTTCCGTCAGAACTTACTGGGTAAACGTGTTGACTATTCTGGCCGTTCCGTTATCGTTGTTGGCCCCGAACTGAAAATTTATCAGTGTGGTCTGCCCAAAGAAATGGCGCTGGAACTGTTTAAACCCTTCGTTATGAAACGTTTGCACGATTCCGGTAAAGCACACAATATCAAATCTGCAAAGAGAATGGTAGAACGTGTGAATGACGAAGTGTGGGATATTTTAGCAGAGGTTATCAAAGAACATCCCGTTCTGTTAAACCGTGCGCCCACTCTGCATAGATTAGGTATCCAGGCGTTTGAACCCGTTCTGGTAGACGGCAAAGCAATCCGTCTGCATCCGCTGGTATGTACCGCATACAACGCGGACTTCGACGGTGACCAGATGGCTGTTCACGTTCCCTTGTCTGCAGAAGCTCAGGCAGAAGCAAGATTCTTAATGCTCTCTGCAAACAACCTGTTAAAACCTCAGGACGGTAAACCTGTTACCGTTCCTACTCAGGATATGATTTTAGGTAGCTATTACCTGACTATCGTGAATGAAGATGAACCCGGTGTGGGCAAAGCATTCTCCAGCTTCGATGAAGCTATGCTGGCTTATGAAAACGGCGTAGTTGGTCTGCATGCACCCATCAAGGTAAGAAGCACCAAAGAAATCGACGGCAAAACCTATTCCAAAGTGCTGGATGTAACCGTGGGAAGAATCATCTTCAACAGCTACATTCCTCAGGATTTAGGCTTTGTGGACAGAACCAGCGAAGACACTATTTTAGACTTAGAAGTTCAGTTCAATGCCGATAAGAAAGCACTGGGTAAAATCATTGAAAAATGTATTGAAGTTCACGGTATCACCGAAACTGCTGTAGTGTTGGACGATATCAAAGCAAACGGTTACAAATACTCTACTCGCGGTGCAATCACCGTTGGTGTTGCCGATATGGAAGTTCCCATTACCAAATGGAAACTGATTCATGAAACTGAAGACAAAATCAAAGACGTTGAAAAGAAATTCAAACGCGGTCTGTTAACCGAAGACGACAGATACAACAAGGTAATCGACCTGTGGACTAACACCATTGACGATGTTACCGATGCGCTGATGGATAACTTAAAAGCTACCAACCCCATCTTCATGATGGCGGACTCCGGTGCCCGTGGTAGTAAGAGCCAGATTCGTCAGTTAGCAGGTATGCGTGGTCTGATGGCGGATACCTCCGGTAAAACCGTTGAAATCCCCATCCGTGCAAACTTCCGTGAAGGTCTGAACGTATTGGAATACTTCATTTCTTCTCACGGTGCTCGTAAAGGTCTTGCCGATACCGCACTTCGTACCGCTGACTCCGGTTACTTGACCAGGAGATTGGTTGACGTTTCTCAGGATGTGATCATTCGTGAAGATGATTGTGGTTCTCACGACGGTTTAGACGTGGAAGCAATCAAAGGTATCGAACCCTTACACGAAAGACTGATTGGCAGATATTTAATCAGCGACTTTGTGGATCCTGCAACCGGCGAAGTCATCTGCGATACCGATACTATGATTTCCAAAGCAAAAGCATTGGAAATTGAAAAAGTTTGCGAAGCAAACAACATCAAATCTGTTAAAATCCGTTCCGTATTGGGTTGTAAATCCAAAATCGGTGTCTGTGCAAAATGTTACGGTGCAAACCTTGCCAGCGGTTCTCCCATTTCTATCGGGGAAGCAGTTGGTATCATTGCAGCACAGTCCATCGGGGAACCCGGTACTCAGCTGACTATGAGAACCTTCCACACCGGTGGTGTTGCGGGTGGCGATATTACCCAGGGTCTTCCCAGAGTCGAAGAACTCTTCGAAGCAAGAAAACCCAAGGGCTGTACCGAAATTTCCGAACTGTCCGGTAAGGTTAGCGTTGTAACCGACCATAAGAGAGAGGTTACTGTTGTGTCCGACGAGGGCGAAGCAAAAACCTATAAAATTCCTTACGGTTCTCAGATTAAAGTTCAGGACGGCAGCTTCATTGAAGCCGGCGATCCCTTAACCGAAGGTCCCATCAATCCTCACGATGTACTCCGCATCAAAGGCAAATTCTCCGTTTGGGAATACTTGATTTCCGAAGTGCAGAGAGTATACCGTCTGCAAGGGGTTGATATCAACGATAAACATATCGAAGTAATTGTTCGTCAGATGATGAGAAAAATCCGCGTGGACGACAATGGGGATACTAACCTGTTCCCCGGTTCCTTAGTGGATATGGTAGAATTTAACGAACAGAACGAAAAAGTAAGAGCAGAGGGCGGCAAAGAAGCTGTGGGTGAAGTTACCTTGTTAGGTATTACCAAAGCATCTTTGGCAACCGATTCCTTCCTGTCTGCAGCATCCTTCCAGGAAACCACCAAGGTTTTAACCGATGCAGCAATCAAAGGAAAAACTGACCCGCTTAACGGCTTAAAAGAAAACGTTATCTTAGGTAAACTGATTCCCGCAGGTACCGGCATGCAGAAATATCAGGATACTGCATATGAAGCAGCCGTAAAAACCGTTGAGGAAGAAGAACCTGTTCTCGTAGCAGAAGAAGCGTAA